A window from Citrus sinensis cultivar Valencia sweet orange chromosome 3, DVS_A1.0, whole genome shotgun sequence encodes these proteins:
- the LOC102611933 gene encoding phosphomannomutase — MAARKQGLLALFDVDGTLTAPRKAATPQMLEFMRELRKVVTVGVVGGSDLSKISEQLGKTVIDEYDYVFSENGLVAHKDGKLIGTQSLKSFLGGEKLKEFINFTLHYIADLDIPIKRGTFIEFRSGMLNISPIGRNCSQEERDEFERYDKIHNIRPKMVSVLREKFAHLNLTFSIGGQISFDVFPQGWDKTYCLRYLDDFNEIHFFGDKTYKGGNDHEIFESERTVGHTVTSPEDTMEKCKALFLAKP, encoded by the exons ATGGCTGCTAGGAAGCAAGGTTTATTAGCTCTGTTTGATGTTGACGGAACTCTCACGGCTCCGAGAAAG GCGGCAACACCACAAATGTTAGAGTTCATGCGGGaattgagaaag GTTGTTACAGTTGGAGTCGTCGGTGGATCTGATCTTTCTAAGATATCAGAGCAGCTTGGGAAGACAG TTATTGATGAATACGATTATGTGTTTTCTGAGAATGGTCTTGTGGCTCATAAGGATGGGAAATTAATTGGCACACAG aGCTTGAAATCATTTCTTGGAGGCGAAAAGCTCAAG gaattcataaattttactcttcatTACATTGCTGACTTGGACATTCCAATTAAAAG GGGAACTTTCATTGAATTCCGAAGTGGGATGCTTAATATTTCACCAATTGGGCGAAACTGCAGCCAAGAAGAAAGGGACGAGTTTGAGAGGTATGACAAG ATTCACAATATACGGCCAAAAATGGTATCTGTGCTTCGGGAGAAGTTTGCTCACCTTAACTTGACATTTTCAATTGGAGGACAGATAAGCTTTGAT GTGTTTCCCCAGGGATGGGACAAGACATACTGCTTGAGATACCTTGATGACTTCAATGAAATTCACTTTTTTGGGGACAAAACTTACAAG GGAGGGAATGAtcatgaaatttttgaatcCGAGCGAACAGTGGGTCACACAG
- the LOC127901381 gene encoding (+)-neomenthol dehydrogenase-like isoform X1, protein MAEATKKYAVVTGSNKGIGFETVRQLASKGITVVLTARDEKRGLEAVEKLKASGVDPELLLFHQLDISDLASVSSLADFIKTQFGKLDILANNAGIASVKFDMDAFADSGYQITKGDAEVDWSKVCYQTYELAVECLKTNYYGTKQTCEALIPLLELSDSPRLVNLSSYVSALKDLPEKARAVLGDVENLTEERIEMVVKDYFKDYEEGEIANRGWCPHSSAYKVSKAVINAYTRILAKRYPKFCVNCVCPGFVKTDINFHAGILSVEEGAESPVKLALLPDGGPTGRFFLRKEEAPF, encoded by the exons ATGGCGGAAGCAACTaagaa GTATGCAGTTGTTACAGGATCAAACAAGGGGATTGGGTTTGAAACAGTGAGGCAATTAGCTTCAAAAGGAATCACAGTAGTTTTAACTGCTAGAGATGAGAAGAGGGGTCTTGAAGCTGTTGAGAAGCTCAAAGCTTCTGGTGTTGACCCTgagcttttgctttttcatcAGCTTGATATCTCTGACCTTGCCAGTGTTTCGTCTCTCGCTGACTTCATCAAAACCCAATTTGGAAAGCTTGATATTTTG GCTAACAATGCAGGAATTGCAAGTGTCAAGTTTGATATGGATGCTTTCGCAGATTCAGGCTATCAAATT ACGAAGGGTGATGCTGAAGTTGACTGGAGCAAAGTTTGTTATCAAACTTATGAGTTAGCAGTAGAATGCCTGAAAACAAACTACTACGGCACTAAACAAACATGCGAAGCACTTATTCCTCTCCTGGAATTATCTGATTCACCAAGACTTGTTAACCTTTCCTCCTATGTCTCTGCCCTAAAG GATTTACCAGAAAAAGCCAGAGCTGTGTTAGGTGATGTTGAAAACCTTACAGAAGAGAGAATAGAAATGGTGGTGAAGGATTACTTTAAAGATTATGAAGAGGGTGAAATTGCAAATAGGGGCTGGTGTCCTCACTCTTCTGCTTATAAGGTGTCGAAAGCAGTTATTAATGCGTACACAAGGATTTTAGCCAAGAGGTATCCAAAATTTTGTGTTAATTGTGTGTGTCCTGGCTTTGTCAAAACCGATATAAACTTCCATGCTGGCATATTATCTGTTGAAGAAGGTGCTGAAAGTCCTGTGAAGCTTGCTTTGCTGCCCGATGGTGGTCCTACTGGTCGTTTCTTTCTGCGCAAGGAAGAGGCACCTTTTTGA
- the LOC127901381 gene encoding (+)-neomenthol dehydrogenase-like isoform X2, whose protein sequence is MAEATKKYAVVTGSNKGIGFETVRQLASKGITVVLTARDEKRGLEAVEKLKASGVDPELLLFHQLDISDLASVSSLADFIKTQFGKLDILTKGDAEVDWSKVCYQTYELAVECLKTNYYGTKQTCEALIPLLELSDSPRLVNLSSYVSALKDLPEKARAVLGDVENLTEERIEMVVKDYFKDYEEGEIANRGWCPHSSAYKVSKAVINAYTRILAKRYPKFCVNCVCPGFVKTDINFHAGILSVEEGAESPVKLALLPDGGPTGRFFLRKEEAPF, encoded by the exons ATGGCGGAAGCAACTaagaa GTATGCAGTTGTTACAGGATCAAACAAGGGGATTGGGTTTGAAACAGTGAGGCAATTAGCTTCAAAAGGAATCACAGTAGTTTTAACTGCTAGAGATGAGAAGAGGGGTCTTGAAGCTGTTGAGAAGCTCAAAGCTTCTGGTGTTGACCCTgagcttttgctttttcatcAGCTTGATATCTCTGACCTTGCCAGTGTTTCGTCTCTCGCTGACTTCATCAAAACCCAATTTGGAAAGCTTGATATTTTG ACGAAGGGTGATGCTGAAGTTGACTGGAGCAAAGTTTGTTATCAAACTTATGAGTTAGCAGTAGAATGCCTGAAAACAAACTACTACGGCACTAAACAAACATGCGAAGCACTTATTCCTCTCCTGGAATTATCTGATTCACCAAGACTTGTTAACCTTTCCTCCTATGTCTCTGCCCTAAAG GATTTACCAGAAAAAGCCAGAGCTGTGTTAGGTGATGTTGAAAACCTTACAGAAGAGAGAATAGAAATGGTGGTGAAGGATTACTTTAAAGATTATGAAGAGGGTGAAATTGCAAATAGGGGCTGGTGTCCTCACTCTTCTGCTTATAAGGTGTCGAAAGCAGTTATTAATGCGTACACAAGGATTTTAGCCAAGAGGTATCCAAAATTTTGTGTTAATTGTGTGTGTCCTGGCTTTGTCAAAACCGATATAAACTTCCATGCTGGCATATTATCTGTTGAAGAAGGTGCTGAAAGTCCTGTGAAGCTTGCTTTGCTGCCCGATGGTGGTCCTACTGGTCGTTTCTTTCTGCGCAAGGAAGAGGCACCTTTTTGA